The following proteins are encoded in a genomic region of Lachnospiraceae bacterium KM106-2:
- a CDS encoding UDP-N-acetylglucosamine 1-carboxyvinyltransferase: protein MAYIEIIGGKHLHGEIDIHGSKNAVLPILAASVMNRGITKINYCPKIADVFVMIKILESIGCIVTWEHNSVIIDAANLTSDVVAEKYVSMMRSSIILLGALLGRNKCVTITYPGGCSIGKRPIDLHLKAIKQLDVEIIENGELIFCKSAHLKGTRIHLDFPSVGATENLILASVLAEGETIIENAAMEPEIKELCVFLNMMGANIKGAGESTILINGVKKLQDVEYSLVADRIVMGTYMTALAGTGGDVTLCGRCCLENKSVVTVLRKMGCRVGMGDDYINISMYERPRAIQMIETSPYPGFPTDMQSQFMSVLSIATGTSLLVENIFESRYKNAAELNKMGADIKVIDKIALITGVDQLDGCSVNAYDLRGGAALVIAGLLAQGTTHVNGIEYIKRGYEDICKDLTLLGADVKEVQ, encoded by the coding sequence GTGGCTTATATAGAAATTATCGGTGGAAAGCATCTGCACGGTGAAATCGATATTCATGGCTCGAAGAATGCCGTTCTGCCTATATTGGCAGCAAGCGTAATGAACCGTGGTATCACCAAAATTAATTACTGTCCTAAAATCGCAGATGTATTCGTGATGATTAAAATATTAGAAAGCATTGGCTGTATTGTTACTTGGGAACACAATTCCGTTATTATAGATGCAGCCAATTTGACTTCTGATGTTGTTGCTGAAAAATATGTCAGTATGATGCGTTCCTCCATAATTTTATTAGGTGCATTATTAGGACGCAATAAATGTGTAACGATAACTTATCCAGGTGGGTGTTCCATCGGCAAACGACCGATCGATCTGCATTTGAAAGCAATTAAACAGCTTGATGTGGAGATTATCGAAAATGGAGAATTGATCTTCTGTAAGTCTGCCCATTTAAAAGGAACAAGGATCCATCTGGATTTTCCTAGTGTTGGAGCAACCGAGAATCTAATTTTGGCATCGGTCTTAGCAGAAGGCGAAACGATAATTGAAAATGCGGCTATGGAGCCTGAGATTAAAGAACTATGTGTGTTCTTAAATATGATGGGCGCAAATATTAAAGGCGCAGGCGAAAGCACGATCCTTATAAATGGTGTGAAGAAACTGCAAGATGTAGAATATTCACTTGTAGCGGATCGGATCGTTATGGGGACCTATATGACTGCACTGGCAGGAACAGGCGGAGATGTCACATTGTGTGGAAGGTGCTGCTTGGAGAACAAATCAGTTGTAACGGTTCTTCGTAAAATGGGATGTCGTGTAGGAATGGGTGATGATTATATCAATATTTCTATGTATGAGAGGCCTAGGGCCATTCAGATGATAGAAACTAGCCCATATCCAGGTTTTCCTACTGATATGCAATCACAGTTTATGTCGGTTCTATCGATCGCAACAGGTACCAGTCTATTGGTGGAGAATATCTTTGAATCAAGATATAAAAATGCTGCAGAGTTAAATAAAATGGGTGCTGATATTAAAGTGATCGATAAGATCGCTTTAATAACTGGAGTAGATCAACTCGATGGATGTTCAGTGAATGCCTATGATTTAAGAGGTGGAGCTGCACTTGTTATAGCAGGCCTGTTAGCACAAGGAACCACTCATGTAAACGGAATTGAATATATTAAACGAGGCTATGAGGATATTTGCAAAGATTTAACTTTATTAGGTGCAGATGTAAAAGAAGTTCAATAA
- a CDS encoding cell division protein FtsQ, with protein sequence MSFQRKRINIKRLLAFIVILVMGLAMYVLTAFDLNTIEVVGNKYSTDETVASIIRKNTYQNTLYVYSKIRFKNTYKIPFADGLEVDYVNRHKIKVRVIEKEIAGCLEYMNQYVYFDEDGNVLEISKKKIAKIPVISGIPFEEIQLYGKVKVKDEKIFNKILNISEQIQQYNMSIDKIMYDSQNNLVLYMNKVRVYLGDKKSYDAVMAELAKILPKAKKLKGYFDLTDYEAGQDKIYFHVE encoded by the coding sequence ATGAGTTTTCAACGTAAAAGAATTAATATCAAGAGACTACTAGCTTTCATTGTAATCCTTGTTATGGGACTAGCTATGTATGTGCTAACTGCTTTCGATCTGAATACGATAGAGGTGGTAGGAAATAAATATAGTACGGATGAAACGGTTGCATCCATTATCCGAAAGAATACCTATCAAAATACCTTGTATGTCTATTCAAAGATACGATTTAAGAATACGTATAAGATACCATTTGCAGACGGCTTAGAGGTCGACTATGTCAATCGTCATAAGATAAAAGTACGTGTGATCGAAAAAGAAATCGCAGGGTGCTTAGAATATATGAATCAGTATGTATATTTTGATGAAGATGGTAATGTTTTAGAAATTTCTAAAAAGAAAATTGCTAAGATACCAGTCATATCCGGAATCCCATTTGAGGAAATTCAATTGTATGGTAAAGTGAAAGTAAAAGATGAAAAAATATTCAATAAAATCTTAAATATTTCAGAGCAAATTCAGCAATATAATATGAGTATCGATAAAATTATGTACGATTCGCAAAATAACCTTGTTTTATATATGAATAAGGTTCGAGTGTACTTAGGAGACAAAAAAAGCTATGATGCAGTCATGGCAGAATTAGCAAAAATATTACCAAAAGCTAAAAAATTAAAAGGTTATTTTGATCTGACTGATTACGAAGCAGGACAGGATAAAATATATTTTCATGTAGAATAA
- a CDS encoding phospho-N-acetylmuramoyl-pentapeptide-transferase, translated as MNIQLFMPVLVSFFISVILSPIFIPFLKRLKFGQFVRDEGPQSHLKKTGTPTMGGIVIVLSVILTCGFYVAGHKDLIPILFVTVGFGLIGFLDDYIKVVMKRSLGLRAWQKLLAQIVVTTIFTYYLYQFTDVGTSIIIPFTDGDLFDLKMLFVPFLFFVMLGTVNGVNLTDGLDGLASGVTVLVATFFSVVAIVLKTDISPVTCAVAGSLLGFLVYNVYPARVFMGDTGSLALGGFVASTAIVLRMPLFILIVGIIYVVETVSVMLQVTYFKISGGKRIFKMAPIHHHFELCGWSETRVVAIFSIVTALMCLIGFSAL; from the coding sequence ATGAATATCCAATTATTTATGCCAGTACTAGTAAGCTTTTTTATCAGCGTAATCCTAAGCCCCATTTTTATTCCGTTTTTAAAACGGTTAAAGTTTGGTCAATTCGTTCGAGATGAAGGCCCACAGTCGCATTTAAAGAAAACAGGAACTCCGACAATGGGCGGAATTGTAATTGTATTAAGTGTAATTTTAACATGTGGCTTTTATGTGGCAGGTCATAAAGATCTGATCCCAATTCTTTTTGTAACAGTAGGCTTTGGGCTCATCGGTTTCTTAGATGATTATATTAAAGTTGTTATGAAACGTTCATTGGGACTACGTGCATGGCAGAAACTGCTGGCACAAATTGTTGTAACAACAATATTTACGTATTATTTATATCAATTTACTGATGTAGGAACAAGTATCATTATACCTTTTACAGATGGAGATCTATTTGATCTTAAAATGCTTTTTGTTCCATTCCTATTCTTTGTAATGCTTGGAACAGTGAATGGTGTAAACTTAACTGACGGATTAGATGGCCTTGCGTCAGGCGTAACTGTATTAGTAGCAACTTTCTTCAGTGTTGTTGCAATTGTGTTAAAAACAGATATTTCACCAGTTACTTGTGCAGTAGCAGGTAGTTTATTAGGTTTCTTAGTATATAATGTCTATCCAGCAAGAGTGTTCATGGGGGATACCGGTTCTCTTGCATTAGGCGGATTTGTAGCAAGTACTGCAATCGTTCTTAGAATGCCATTATTTATCCTTATCGTAGGTATTATTTACGTAGTAGAGACTGTATCAGTTATGTTACAAGTAACTTACTTTAAAATATCAGGTGGAAAGAGAATCTTTAAGATGGCACCGATCCATCATCATTTTGAATTATGTGGATGGTCAGAGACTAGAGTTGTAGCGATATTCTCTATTGTGACAGCATTAATGTGTCTGATTGGATTTAGTGCATTATAA
- a CDS encoding cell division protein FtsW: MTRTQRERNNKTKKFHSYYDYSLLFLTLFLAAFGLVMIYSTSSYYSEIHFGTPFRFLKQQAIAVCLGIFLMLFVSRIDYHIFLKKLPIINVKPVTGLYILAIFLQVAVLVVGSEVNGAKRWLPLGPLSFQPSELSKIATILFVAYIVQVAPKKVNKLGGFIRIAIYMSPLILLIAKENLSTAIVIVGIMVAVVFVASRKKGYFVGVGLLGLGFVGLFVLLQGYRMERFAVWLNLETHEKGFQILQGLYAIASGGIFGVGLGNSMQKLGFIPESHNDMIFSVICEELGLVGAITLIIIFVLVIWRLFIISISAPDLFGGLICVGILAHIAIQVMINIAVVTNSIPSTGIPLPFISYGGTSVTILIAEMGIALGVSNQIKYER, encoded by the coding sequence ATGACACGTACACAGCGAGAACGAAACAATAAAACGAAAAAATTTCATAGTTATTATGACTACAGTCTGTTATTTTTGACGCTATTTCTAGCTGCATTTGGATTGGTCATGATTTATAGCACGAGCTCATATTATTCGGAAATTCACTTCGGTACACCATTTCGATTCTTAAAACAGCAGGCGATCGCCGTATGCTTAGGAATCTTTCTGATGTTGTTTGTATCGAGAATTGATTATCATATCTTTCTGAAAAAGCTTCCAATTATTAATGTGAAACCGGTTACAGGGCTATATATTCTTGCCATCTTTTTGCAGGTTGCCGTTTTAGTAGTCGGAAGTGAAGTAAATGGTGCAAAACGTTGGCTTCCATTAGGCCCATTATCCTTTCAGCCGTCAGAGCTTTCTAAAATCGCGACAATTTTATTTGTTGCGTACATAGTGCAGGTAGCACCGAAGAAAGTTAACAAATTAGGTGGATTCATAAGGATTGCGATTTATATGTCGCCATTGATCTTATTGATCGCGAAAGAAAACTTAAGTACAGCAATTGTAATCGTTGGTATTATGGTTGCAGTTGTGTTTGTAGCTAGTCGTAAAAAAGGATATTTCGTAGGCGTAGGTTTATTAGGATTAGGTTTTGTAGGATTGTTCGTATTATTACAGGGCTATCGTATGGAACGTTTTGCAGTATGGTTAAATTTAGAGACTCATGAAAAAGGATTCCAGATTTTACAAGGCTTATATGCAATCGCATCAGGCGGTATCTTTGGCGTAGGTCTTGGAAATAGTATGCAGAAACTTGGTTTTATTCCAGAGTCTCATAATGATATGATCTTCTCGGTTATCTGTGAAGAACTTGGGTTGGTTGGAGCAATTACCTTGATCATCATTTTTGTATTAGTAATTTGGAGATTATTTATCATTTCCATTAGTGCACCAGATTTATTCGGTGGATTGATCTGTGTCGGTATTTTGGCACATATCGCAATTCAGGTTATGATCAATATCGCAGTAGTAACAAACTCAATTCCATCAACGGGTATTCCATTGCCATTTATCAGTTATGGTGGTACTTCGGTTACCATCCTGATTGCTGAAATGGGAATTGCCTTAGGGGTATCGAATCAGATAAAATATGAGAGATAG
- a CDS encoding UDP-N-acetylmuramoylalanine--D-glutamate ligase, with the protein MELKDKQVLVVGSGLSGVAATKLLKKVGAFVTIYDSNANVEKDDVLKKFDEKVEFDTIFGEISKEQMANMDLVVLSPGVPTDLPFVNEFRTMNTPIWGEIELAYNFAKGKVVAITGTNGKTTTTALTGSIMEAHFASSFVVGNIGTPYTDMALQTKEDSVTVAEISSFQLETIHEFHPKVSAILNITPDHLNRHHTMENYINTKISITRNQTEEDACILNYEDEELRKAAKNIPAKVIFFSSKSELEEGLFLRKDEIIAKFDGKEEVICNIHELKLLGAHNYENIMAAVGMAMKMDVPMDIIKKTIKEFKAVEHRIEYVDTINDVKYYNDSKGTNPDAAIKAVQAMITPTIVIGGGYDKESSYEEWIASFGDKVRYLVLLGQTKDKIAKTAKKMGFSNIVMVETLKEAVEESTKLANKGDSILLSPACASWGMFKNFEERGDMFKQYVNELK; encoded by the coding sequence ATGGAACTAAAAGACAAACAAGTATTAGTAGTGGGCTCTGGGTTAAGTGGAGTAGCAGCTACGAAACTATTAAAAAAAGTGGGAGCTTTCGTTACAATTTATGATAGCAATGCCAATGTAGAGAAAGACGATGTTTTAAAGAAATTTGATGAAAAAGTAGAATTCGATACAATCTTTGGAGAAATCAGCAAAGAGCAGATGGCAAATATGGATTTGGTAGTATTAAGTCCTGGTGTCCCAACTGATTTACCGTTTGTCAATGAGTTTAGAACGATGAACACTCCAATTTGGGGTGAGATCGAGTTAGCCTATAATTTCGCAAAAGGAAAAGTTGTCGCTATTACAGGAACAAATGGAAAGACAACAACAACTGCATTAACAGGCAGTATTATGGAGGCACACTTTGCTTCTTCTTTCGTAGTTGGTAACATTGGAACTCCATATACAGATATGGCATTACAGACAAAAGAAGATTCTGTAACAGTAGCTGAGATCAGTAGTTTCCAATTAGAGACAATCCATGAATTCCATCCAAAAGTAAGTGCAATTTTAAATATAACACCAGATCACTTAAATAGACATCATACAATGGAAAACTACATTAATACTAAGATTTCCATTACGAGAAATCAAACAGAAGAAGATGCTTGTATTCTTAACTATGAAGATGAAGAATTAAGAAAAGCAGCGAAAAACATTCCTGCAAAAGTAATCTTTTTCAGCAGTAAGAGTGAGTTAGAAGAAGGTCTGTTCCTTCGTAAAGATGAGATTATCGCAAAGTTTGATGGCAAAGAAGAAGTAATCTGTAATATCCATGAGTTAAAATTACTAGGTGCACATAACTATGAGAATATCATGGCTGCTGTAGGTATGGCCATGAAGATGGATGTGCCAATGGATATTATCAAAAAAACAATTAAAGAGTTTAAAGCGGTTGAACATCGTATCGAGTATGTCGATACTATTAATGACGTTAAATATTATAATGACTCAAAAGGAACTAATCCAGATGCAGCGATCAAAGCAGTTCAAGCAATGATCACACCTACGATCGTAATCGGAGGCGGTTATGATAAAGAGTCTTCTTACGAAGAGTGGATTGCTTCTTTTGGAGATAAAGTAAGATATCTTGTATTACTTGGTCAGACAAAAGACAAGATTGCTAAGACTGCAAAGAAGATGGGCTTTAGTAACATTGTTATGGTAGAGACATTAAAAGAAGCAGTTGAAGAGAGTACAAAACTTGCTAATAAAGGTGATTCCATTCTTTTATCGCCTGCATGTGCAAGTTGGGGAATGTTCAAGAATTTTGAAGAACGCGGAGACATGTTCAAACAATATGTCAATGAATTAAAATAG
- a CDS encoding cell division protein FtsI [peptidoglycan synthetase], with protein MIGSKSYHRRNVLIVVIMFMIISIALTGRLAYLMIFKSVYYGQRAKELHERERPIKAERGSLYDCNNTEIASNKPVCTISVIHSQIKNPERVISVLSKELEISEEKVRKRVEKVSSIERVKSNVSKEIADKIRKYDLQGVMIDEDYKRFYPYNSLASKVIGFTGSDNQGIVGLEVKYDKYLQGLDGYILTQTTARGVEIENAAEDRKEPVAGKDVHLSLDINIQKYAEQVAKRAYEEKKAKSVKVIVMNPQNGELTAMVNYPEFNLNDPYTLNYDMNIAVSDKKKNELLNQMWRNGCLSDTYEPGSAFKIVTATGALEEGVVKLTDRFYCPGYKKVEDRIIRCHKVGGHGSETFVDGIKNSCNPVFMELGARLGVKNMYKYFDRLGLFKKTGIDLPGEASSIMHNIKNVKAVELATMSFGQGFQITPLQLMSAVSTVINGGNQITPHFGVSIRNKDGSLVKDISYQGDTNVISKKTSDTMKDLLEQVVATGTGHRAYLPGFRIGGKTATSQKLPRGNGKYIASFIGFAPANNPKVLALVMIDEPQGLYYGGTIAAPRVQELFDNILPYMGIEPDYSEKEIKDNNIGEVTIPNLLGKTKKEVKELTNALGIESVYYSGKGDVVTEQFPLAGEVVKKNTDLILYLE; from the coding sequence ATGATTGGAAGTAAATCATACCACAGAAGAAATGTATTAATAGTTGTGATCATGTTTATGATAATTTCGATTGCATTAACCGGGCGTCTTGCATATCTTATGATATTTAAATCAGTATATTATGGACAAAGAGCAAAAGAGCTTCATGAGAGAGAGCGCCCGATCAAAGCTGAGAGGGGCTCTCTTTATGATTGTAATAATACTGAGATTGCAAGTAATAAGCCGGTTTGTACAATTTCGGTCATTCACAGTCAGATCAAGAATCCTGAACGAGTGATCAGCGTCTTGTCTAAAGAGCTTGAAATATCAGAAGAGAAAGTACGAAAACGGGTGGAAAAAGTATCTTCTATCGAACGAGTAAAATCAAATGTGTCAAAAGAGATTGCAGATAAGATCCGAAAGTACGATCTACAGGGAGTAATGATCGATGAGGATTATAAGCGATTTTATCCTTATAATTCACTTGCTTCAAAGGTAATCGGTTTTACTGGAAGTGATAATCAGGGGATTGTTGGACTTGAAGTGAAGTATGATAAATATCTGCAAGGGTTGGATGGTTATATTCTGACACAGACGACAGCAAGAGGTGTCGAGATTGAAAATGCGGCAGAAGACAGGAAAGAACCTGTTGCAGGAAAAGATGTTCATCTTAGTTTAGATATCAACATTCAAAAATATGCAGAACAGGTTGCAAAACGTGCCTATGAAGAAAAGAAGGCAAAGAGTGTAAAAGTGATCGTTATGAATCCTCAAAATGGAGAATTAACGGCGATGGTCAACTATCCAGAGTTTAATTTGAATGATCCTTATACCTTGAATTATGATATGAATATTGCGGTTAGTGATAAGAAAAAGAATGAATTATTAAACCAGATGTGGAGAAATGGTTGTTTAAGTGATACTTATGAACCTGGTAGTGCATTTAAGATCGTAACAGCAACGGGGGCCTTAGAAGAAGGTGTTGTAAAGCTGACAGATCGATTTTATTGTCCAGGTTATAAGAAAGTAGAAGACCGAATTATCCGATGCCACAAAGTAGGTGGTCATGGATCGGAAACATTTGTAGATGGTATTAAGAATTCATGCAATCCAGTCTTTATGGAACTAGGTGCCAGACTAGGTGTAAAGAATATGTATAAGTATTTTGACCGACTAGGTCTATTTAAGAAGACCGGTATTGATCTGCCAGGAGAAGCATCTAGTATCATGCATAATATAAAGAACGTAAAAGCGGTGGAGCTTGCGACGATGTCCTTTGGTCAAGGGTTTCAGATCACGCCGCTACAGCTGATGTCGGCAGTTAGTACCGTTATCAATGGAGGGAATCAGATTACTCCGCATTTTGGTGTTTCCATTCGAAATAAGGATGGTTCCTTGGTAAAAGACATATCCTATCAAGGGGATACGAATGTGATCAGTAAGAAGACTAGTGATACCATGAAGGACTTATTAGAACAGGTCGTTGCTACGGGAACAGGTCATCGGGCTTATCTCCCAGGATTTCGAATTGGTGGTAAGACAGCAACCAGTCAGAAACTTCCTCGTGGCAATGGAAAGTATATTGCATCCTTTATCGGATTTGCACCTGCAAATAATCCAAAAGTTCTGGCACTGGTTATGATCGATGAACCACAGGGGCTCTATTATGGTGGTACCATTGCAGCTCCAAGAGTTCAGGAACTATTTGATAATATTCTTCCTTATATGGGGATTGAACCTGATTACTCAGAAAAGGAAATAAAAGACAATAACATTGGCGAAGTAACGATTCCAAACTTACTTGGTAAGACCAAAAAAGAAGTCAAAGAACTCACGAATGCCCTAGGAATAGAGTCGGTTTACTATAGTGGTAAAGGTGATGTAGTAACAGAACAATTCCCGCTAGCAGGCGAGGTTGTGAAGAAAAATACCGACTTGATTCTATACTTGGAATAG
- a CDS encoding cell division protein FtsZ encodes MLEIRTNESEATAKILVIGVGGAGNNAVNRMIEENIIGVEFICVNTDKQHLKTCKAPTCVQIGEKLTKGLGAGAQPEVGAKAAEESREELTEIIKGADMVFVTCGMGGGTGTGAAPVVAEISKSMGILTVGIVTKPFKFEAKQRMNNAIGGIDRLKESVDTLIVIPNDRLLEIVDRRTTMPDALRKADEVLQQGVQGITDLINVPGLINLDFADVQTVMKDKGVAHIGIGLGKGDEKCIDAVKQAITSPLLETTIEGASHVIINISGDISLIEANEAATYVQELAGETANIIFGAMYDETSPDECTITVIATGLEEVANSQPVKAPSFLNNTLKPNYQYKPNMSTEQTAATRTPSSTATTSAQVASERLSSMKPVSHPTRPISNVESEHTGIKIPEFLQKNRHK; translated from the coding sequence TTGCTTGAAATAAGAACGAACGAGTCTGAAGCTACTGCAAAAATACTTGTAATCGGCGTTGGCGGTGCAGGTAATAATGCTGTAAATAGAATGATTGAAGAAAATATTATCGGAGTAGAGTTTATCTGCGTTAACACAGATAAACAGCACTTAAAGACGTGCAAGGCTCCAACTTGTGTTCAAATTGGTGAGAAGCTTACGAAGGGACTTGGTGCTGGCGCACAACCAGAGGTTGGTGCTAAGGCTGCTGAAGAAAGTAGAGAAGAACTTACTGAAATTATTAAAGGTGCCGACATGGTATTCGTTACATGTGGTATGGGCGGTGGTACTGGTACTGGTGCTGCTCCAGTTGTTGCAGAAATTTCTAAATCAATGGGTATTTTAACTGTTGGTATTGTAACAAAACCTTTCAAATTTGAAGCAAAACAAAGAATGAATAATGCAATTGGGGGTATCGATCGCTTAAAAGAAAGCGTTGATACACTTATCGTCATTCCTAACGATCGTTTACTTGAAATTGTTGATCGTAGAACGACAATGCCAGATGCACTTCGCAAAGCAGATGAAGTATTACAACAAGGTGTACAAGGTATCACTGACTTAATTAATGTACCTGGACTTATCAACCTTGACTTTGCAGATGTTCAAACTGTAATGAAAGATAAAGGTGTCGCTCACATCGGTATCGGTCTTGGTAAAGGCGATGAGAAATGTATTGATGCTGTTAAGCAGGCAATTACAAGTCCATTACTTGAAACTACAATTGAAGGTGCTTCTCATGTCATCATCAATATCTCTGGTGATATCAGCTTGATCGAAGCAAATGAAGCAGCTACTTACGTTCAGGAATTAGCTGGTGAAACAGCAAATATCATTTTTGGTGCGATGTATGATGAAACTTCTCCAGATGAATGTACGATTACAGTAATCGCTACTGGATTAGAGGAAGTAGCAAACAGCCAGCCAGTTAAGGCTCCAAGCTTTTTAAATAATACATTAAAGCCAAATTATCAATATAAACCTAATATGTCAACTGAGCAGACTGCAGCAACAAGAACGCCAAGTTCAACAGCTACAACATCTGCACAGGTCGCTAGTGAGAGATTAAGCTCTATGAAGCCAGTATCTCATCCAACTAGACCAATATCCAATGTTGAAAGTGAACATACAGGTATTAAGATTCCAGAATTCTTACAAAAGAATAGACATAAATAG
- a CDS encoding sporulation sigma-E factor processing peptidase SpoIIGA has protein sequence MKVVIYIDTFFLVNLCMNLILLTLLGKIHKEPMKAIRLLVSSGVGALGACILVICPHMNRLIRYIFLYIVLTGLMIRIAFLYRGIKRLISNIVSLYLVTFLLGGILNYIYYNSSIGAYLANLQHPDNPKKIYLTVILVTLIVATLLLPWLVSVLDDLKSRRNKICPVTVNFEGQTLELEGLIDTGNLLKEPISGKPVMIGEYDALKSIIPHEIMHYKTKLKVIPYHSIGKKEGVLYGLVFDEVIVKQDGESRCDKDVIVALYQGRLSSREEYQLILYENNEAC, from the coding sequence GTGAAAGTAGTTATTTACATAGACACATTCTTTTTAGTGAATTTGTGTATGAATTTAATTCTGTTGACGCTGCTTGGTAAGATTCATAAAGAACCGATGAAAGCAATCCGACTTCTGGTTTCGAGTGGCGTGGGGGCATTGGGTGCATGCATCCTTGTGATTTGTCCTCATATGAATCGATTGATACGTTATATTTTTTTATATATTGTATTGACGGGATTAATGATACGCATTGCATTTCTTTATCGAGGGATCAAACGTCTTATAAGTAATATCGTTAGCTTATATCTGGTCACATTCCTATTAGGTGGTATTTTGAATTACATCTATTATAATTCATCTATTGGTGCATATTTAGCAAATTTACAACATCCAGATAATCCGAAAAAGATATATTTAACCGTAATATTAGTGACACTGATAGTCGCAACGCTATTATTACCATGGTTAGTGAGTGTTTTGGATGATTTAAAGAGCAGGAGGAACAAGATCTGTCCGGTAACAGTCAATTTTGAGGGGCAAACATTGGAACTGGAAGGACTGATCGATACAGGTAATTTGTTAAAGGAACCGATCTCAGGTAAGCCGGTCATGATAGGGGAATATGATGCACTGAAGTCAATAATTCCACATGAGATTATGCACTATAAGACAAAATTGAAGGTGATACCGTACCATTCCATTGGCAAGAAGGAGGGTGTTTTGTATGGATTGGTGTTTGATGAGGTCATAGTAAAGCAAGATGGGGAGAGCCGATGTGATAAAGATGTGATCGTAGCATTATATCAAGGAAGATTATCGAGCCGAGAAGAATATCAACTAATATTATACGAGAATAATGAAGCATGTTAA